From a single Bacillota bacterium genomic region:
- the moaC gene encoding cyclic pyranopterin monophosphate synthase MoaC yields the protein MELTHIDAEGKARMVGVDEKPETLREAVACGALRVEPETLRLISAGEIPKGDVIAVARVAGIMASKETPRLIPLCHPVRVSGVEINFLLNKDKSRVEIKARVKAVDRTGVEMEAMTAVAGSALALYDMVKAVDRKASIEEICLVYKSGGKSGVFER from the coding sequence ATGGAACTCACACATATAGACGCCGAAGGGAAGGCGCGGATGGTCGGGGTCGACGAAAAACCGGAAACCTTGCGGGAAGCGGTTGCGTGCGGCGCCTTACGTGTGGAACCCGAAACGCTCCGTCTGATCTCCGCCGGGGAGATTCCCAAAGGAGATGTTATAGCCGTGGCGCGGGTCGCCGGGATTATGGCGTCCAAGGAGACGCCGCGTCTCATCCCTCTCTGCCATCCGGTCAGGGTCAGCGGGGTGGAAATCAATTTCCTTTTAAATAAGGATAAAAGCAGGGTGGAGATAAAGGCCAGGGTAAAAGCCGTGGACAGGACCGGGGTGGAAATGGAGGCCATGACGGCGGTGGCGGGGTCTGCGCTCGCCCTCTACGACATGGTGAAAGCGGTGGACAGAAAAGCTTCCATCGAGGAGATCTGTCTGGTCTATAAAAGCGGCGGAAAAAGCGGCGTTTTTGAAAGGTGA
- a CDS encoding MogA/MoaB family molybdenum cofactor biosynthesis protein: MYRVAVVTVSDKGARGEREDTSGQMIKDMLASEGLKVEETRTVSDDPGQITNVLLELTGAGIELILTTGGTGLGPRDNTPEATLAVIEREVPGLTEAMRLETRKFSARAILSRAVAGIRGKTLIVNLPGSQRGVRECLPVILPVLGHGLAILTGRTGECGKP, from the coding sequence ATGTACCGGGTAGCCGTGGTTACCGTTAGCGACAAGGGCGCGCGGGGCGAGCGTGAGGACACAAGCGGGCAAATGATCAAGGATATGCTGGCGTCCGAAGGACTGAAGGTGGAAGAGACGCGCACCGTCAGCGACGATCCCGGGCAAATAACAAACGTCTTGCTTGAACTGACAGGCGCGGGGATTGAACTGATCCTGACCACGGGCGGAACCGGGCTCGGTCCCCGGGACAACACCCCCGAGGCCACCCTGGCGGTGATCGAGCGTGAGGTGCCCGGGCTGACGGAGGCAATGCGGCTGGAAACCCGCAAATTTTCGGCGCGCGCAATCCTAAGTCGCGCAGTGGCCGGCATAAGGGGCAAAACCCTCATCGTTAACCTTCCCGGCAGCCAGAGGGGCGTGCGGGAATGCCTTCCGGTGATTCTCCCGGTTTTGGGACACGGTCTGGCGATCCTGACCGGCCGGACGGGCGAATGCGGCAAACCATAA
- the lgt gene encoding prolipoprotein diacylglyceryl transferase has translation MWPILFHIGGYPIHSYGVMLAVAVLVGLTVMEREAARRGLDPDHIFNLALILVVGGVVSSRLAYVIIEWHNYAPDPLSVFRIWDGGLSYYGALIAELPVVVLYSRLKAMRFGEVADIVALGLAVGYPFARIGCFLNGCCYGKPTDVPWAMVFTADGIARHPTQLYSVFIGALIFLTLWLMRGRKRFPGQLALLYLVLYGVYRFGIDFLRVSPPAGVYLTLGQAVSLLVAGGALVILLIRLGKLRDRS, from the coding sequence GTGTGGCCCATTTTATTCCATATAGGCGGATACCCGATTCACAGTTACGGCGTTATGCTCGCCGTCGCCGTCCTGGTGGGGTTGACGGTGATGGAGCGCGAGGCCGCGCGACGGGGACTCGACCCCGACCATATCTTTAACCTCGCGCTGATCCTGGTCGTCGGCGGGGTTGTCAGCAGCCGCCTCGCGTACGTGATAATCGAGTGGCACAATTACGCCCCGGACCCCTTGTCCGTATTTAGAATCTGGGACGGCGGGCTTTCGTATTACGGCGCGCTGATCGCCGAACTTCCGGTTGTGGTATTGTACAGCCGCTTGAAGGCCATGCGGTTCGGCGAGGTGGCCGACATCGTCGCCCTCGGTCTGGCGGTGGGCTATCCCTTCGCACGCATCGGGTGCTTTCTCAACGGCTGCTGTTACGGCAAGCCCACCGATGTACCCTGGGCGATGGTTTTTACGGCCGACGGGATTGCAAGGCACCCAACGCAGCTTTATTCAGTTTTTATCGGCGCGCTCATCTTTCTTACGCTGTGGCTCATGCGCGGACGGAAGCGTTTTCCCGGCCAACTGGCCCTGCTTTATCTGGTGCTTTACGGAGTTTACCGGTTCGGGATCGATTTTCTGCGCGTCTCGCCGCCGGCAGGCGTTTACCTGACCCTCGGCCAGGCGGTAAGCCTTCTGGTGGCGGGCGGCGCTTTGGTCATTTTACTGATCAGGTTGGGGAAACTGCGGGACCGTTCCTGA
- a CDS encoding methyltransferase, with the protein MLKACGIMHFLGVTGIVMPMGFGFLYPGLTGFDRVLGIEPLPFRWLLAMLGVLLILPGLYLIIHSVTALGAQGKGAPAIIHSQAVVKSDVYELVRHPMSLGMYLAALGAGLMAGSTYLTAATALYFIPVHVFYLKYFEELELELRHGQSYNEYKQRTPFLIPRTLKRI; encoded by the coding sequence GTGCTCAAGGCATGTGGAATAATGCATTTTCTCGGGGTAACGGGGATAGTAATGCCGATGGGCTTCGGTTTCTTATACCCAGGTCTGACCGGATTTGATAGGGTACTGGGGATAGAACCGCTTCCATTTCGGTGGCTTCTAGCCATGCTGGGTGTCTTACTGATACTGCCGGGGTTATACTTAATCATTCATTCGGTGACGGCTCTCGGTGCGCAGGGTAAGGGGGCGCCCGCAATCATCCATTCCCAGGCGGTGGTTAAAAGCGACGTTTACGAATTGGTCCGGCACCCGATGTCATTAGGCATGTACCTGGCGGCACTCGGAGCAGGTCTAATGGCGGGGTCGACGTACCTGACGGCGGCTACGGCGCTGTATTTCATTCCGGTGCACGTCTTTTACCTTAAATATTTTGAAGAGTTAGAACTCGAACTCCGGCACGGTCAGTCATATAACGAATACAAACAAAGAACGCCTTTTCTCATTCCGAGGACGCTCAAGCGCATATAG
- a CDS encoding DUF1284 domain-containing protein has product MVRLRGHHLVCLNFFRGGGYNREFRENLAEVIAKAEKGDKIEVIQGADDVCRSCPDLKDGKCAHTPDSDAGIRQLDAKAAARLGVSPGDTVLWREMKARVAATPKEWFLSFCDACEWEKTCVERKKNLGVL; this is encoded by the coding sequence ATGGTCAGACTGCGGGGACACCACCTTGTTTGCCTGAACTTTTTCCGCGGTGGGGGTTACAACCGTGAATTCAGAGAAAACCTTGCGGAAGTTATCGCCAAAGCCGAAAAGGGCGACAAGATAGAAGTGATACAGGGGGCGGATGATGTATGCCGGTCCTGTCCCGACCTCAAGGACGGAAAATGCGCCCATACTCCGGATTCGGACGCGGGAATCAGGCAGCTTGACGCAAAGGCGGCAGCTCGCCTCGGCGTTTCCCCCGGAGATACGGTGCTCTGGCGGGAGATGAAAGCCCGTGTCGCCGCAACCCCGAAGGAGTGGTTCCTATCCTTCTGCGACGCCTGCGAGTGGGAAAAGACCTGTGTGGAGAGAAAGAAAAACCTCGGGGTGTTGTAA